Proteins co-encoded in one Cercospora beticola chromosome 7, complete sequence genomic window:
- a CDS encoding uncharacterized protein (BUSCO:EOG092657UN), producing MGRAEPGSTKAIANKSKMVGLQRLRWWCEPCQKQCRDENGFKQHTLSESHNRNMQIVGENARGYINEKSREFQRDFIQLLRTGHGEKKINLNQFYNEYIKDKEHVHMNSTKWPSLTEFAKHLGREGICRVEEGDRGLEIAWVDDSAEAIRRKEDIKRKDRLAKGDEDIESKLLEQQIRRAREEAERNEVERRRKAEEERVERGEQDGEEKVLEPVKVSLSLKGAKVPEKKKEADEQPVDGIPVAIETFSAADLKTADNKPEFEGKPDSQTNDETDAATKPEAPAKVSLSLAAKKKNANPLAKKNPFAKKTDVIRAEPEKKMSNAERIMKEELERKRAAEERGHGAKRQRFN from the coding sequence atgGGCCGCGCAGAACCCGGCTCAACCAAGGCAATAGCCAACAAATCCAAAATGGTAGGCCTTCAACGCCTCCGCTGGTGGTGCGAACCCTGCCAAAAACAATGCCGCGACGAAAACGGTTTCAAACAACACACCCTCTCCGAATCCCACAACCGCAACATGCAAATCGTAGGCGAAAACGCCCGAGGCTACATCAACGAAAAATCGCGCGAATTCCAACGCGACTTCATTCAATTGCTCCGCACAGGCCACGGAGAGAAGAAAATAAATTTAAATCAGTTTTATAACGAGTATATCAAGGATAAGGAACATGTGCATATGAATAGTACCAAGTGGCCGAGTTTGACGGAGTTTGCGAAACACTTGGGGAGAGAGGGGATTTGTAGGGTGGAGGAGGGGGACCGAGGGTTGGAGATTGCGTGGGTTGATGATAGTGCGGAGGCGATTAGGAGGAAAGAGGATATTAAGCGGAAAGATCGATTGGCGAAGGGGGATGAGGATATTGAGTCGAAGttgctggagcagcagaTTAGGAGGGCGAGAGAAGAGGCTGAGAGGAATgaggtggagaggaggaggaaggctgaggaggagagagTGGAGAGAGGTGAGCAGGATGGGGAGGAAAAAGTACTGGAGCCTGTCAAAGTGTCGTTAAGCTTGAAAGGTGCAAAAGTGCCTGAGAAAAAGAAGGAAGCCGACGAGCAACCTGTGGATGGCATACCAGTTGCCATCGAAACCTTCTCTGCAGCAGACCTCAAAACTGCGGACAACAAACCCGAATTTGAAGGTAAACCGGACAGCCAGACGAACGACGAAACAGATGCGGCCACTAAGCCCGAAGCTCCAGCCAAAGTGTCATTATCACTggcagcaaagaagaagaatgccaACCCGCTAGCGAAGAAGAACCCTTTCGCGAAGAAGACAGACGTCATTCGCGCAGAGCCTGAAAAGAAAATGAGCAATGCCGAACGCATCATGAAAGAAGAGCTCGAACGTAagagagctgcagaagagagAGGACATGGCGCAAAACGACAACGCTTCAACTAG